In the Shewanella sp. OMA3-2 genome, one interval contains:
- the rimO gene encoding 30S ribosomal protein S12 methylthiotransferase RimO has protein sequence MTVNHYDPKQTTTLATPKKVIEEQAKSALSSNSPMQASAAKIGFVSLGCPKNLVDSERILTQLRTEGYDVVSTYADADMVIVNTCGFIDSAVQESLDTIGEALAANGKVLVTGCLGVKKDEIIELHPNVLGVTGPHAYDEVLKQVHQHVEKPKHNPLIDLVPDHGIKLTPKHYAYLKISEGCNHRCTFCIIPSMRGDLDSRPIGDVLGEAQRLVKAGVKELLIISQDTSAYGVDVKHKTAFWDGMPIKTHMQQLCEELAKQGVWVRLHYVYPYPHVDDIIPLMAQGSILPYLDIPFQHANKRILKLMKRPGSSDRVLERIAKWREICPELVIRSTFIVGFPGETEEEFEELLDFLEEAQLDRVGCFKYSPVKGAKANDLPDHVPDDVMEDRLQRFMALQAQISADKLQARIGQEYLILIDEVNTEGAIGRSYMDAPEIDGKVYLTDEFDVQPGDQVWVQIIHADEHDVWGVRVED, from the coding sequence ATGACTGTTAATCACTATGACCCTAAACAAACCACTACCCTAGCGACACCCAAGAAGGTCATAGAGGAACAAGCCAAATCAGCATTAAGCTCAAATAGTCCAATGCAAGCTAGTGCAGCTAAAATTGGTTTTGTCAGTCTTGGTTGCCCAAAAAACCTTGTCGATTCAGAGCGTATTCTGACCCAGCTGCGTACTGAAGGCTATGACGTAGTCTCTACTTATGCTGATGCAGACATGGTTATCGTCAATACCTGTGGCTTTATTGACAGTGCCGTACAAGAATCGTTAGACACTATCGGCGAAGCATTAGCTGCCAATGGTAAAGTCTTGGTAACCGGTTGTTTAGGGGTTAAGAAAGATGAAATTATTGAGCTACACCCTAACGTTTTAGGTGTAACGGGCCCACATGCCTATGATGAAGTGCTAAAACAAGTTCATCAACATGTTGAAAAGCCAAAACACAATCCATTAATCGATTTAGTGCCCGATCACGGTATTAAACTGACCCCTAAGCATTACGCCTATTTGAAAATATCAGAAGGCTGTAATCACCGTTGCACTTTCTGCATTATTCCTTCTATGCGCGGTGACTTAGACTCTCGCCCCATTGGTGATGTATTAGGTGAAGCCCAGCGTTTAGTTAAAGCGGGTGTAAAAGAATTACTGATTATTTCACAAGACACCTCAGCTTACGGCGTCGACGTAAAACACAAGACCGCATTTTGGGACGGCATGCCAATCAAAACCCATATGCAGCAGCTTTGTGAAGAATTAGCCAAACAAGGTGTGTGGGTACGCCTGCACTATGTATACCCTTACCCGCATGTGGATGACATTATTCCATTAATGGCACAAGGCAGCATTTTACCGTATTTAGATATTCCGTTTCAGCATGCTAACAAGCGCATCCTTAAATTAATGAAACGCCCAGGCAGCTCAGACAGAGTGCTAGAGCGCATTGCTAAATGGCGCGAGATTTGCCCAGAATTAGTTATTCGTTCAACCTTTATTGTTGGCTTCCCAGGTGAAACCGAAGAAGAGTTTGAAGAGTTACTCGACTTTTTAGAAGAAGCACAACTTGATCGCGTAGGCTGCTTTAAATACTCGCCAGTAAAAGGCGCTAAAGCCAACGACTTACCAGACCATGTGCCTGACGATGTTATGGAAGACCGACTACAACGCTTTATGGCTTTACAGGCACAAATCAGCGCCGACAAGCTGCAAGCGCGTATTGGCCAAGAGTATTTAATCTTAATTGATGAAGTGAACACCGAAGGCGCAATTGGCCGCTCATACATGGACGCGCCAGAAATTGACGGTAAAGTGTACTTAACCGACGAGTTTGACGTACAACCAGGCGACCAAGTTTGGGTACAAATTATTCACGCCGACGAACATGATGTGTGGGGCGTTCGCGTAGAAGACTAA
- a CDS encoding lamin tail domain-containing protein, producing MAEADFPGAVNQWIVFDTDTSDGLGCPGEGTCSAEATPGVLLLTEYIEGSSNNKAIEISNLGGTAIDLDANVYKLTLFGNGSTDPGNAETLTGTLAPGKSLVFHNSGAADAFKIGNASTVTFFNGDDALVLTKDDVVIDRFGKRGEDPGLLGLIQTMQISPLQIRPYVVKPVSLLGILLPKLTFLVPTTNGPYSILIPLMA from the coding sequence GTGGCCGAGGCTGATTTCCCTGGCGCTGTCAATCAGTGGATAGTGTTTGATACAGACACTTCAGATGGCCTTGGCTGCCCAGGTGAAGGCACTTGTAGTGCTGAAGCGACACCTGGTGTTCTGCTGTTAACCGAATACATCGAAGGCAGCAGTAACAACAAAGCGATTGAAATTTCCAACCTAGGTGGCACCGCCATCGACCTAGATGCTAATGTTTATAAGCTGACTCTGTTTGGAAATGGTAGTACGGATCCAGGTAATGCTGAGACCTTAACAGGTACTTTAGCCCCTGGAAAAAGTCTGGTATTCCATAATTCTGGTGCCGCTGATGCGTTTAAAATCGGCAACGCTTCTACGGTAACTTTCTTCAACGGTGATGATGCTCTGGTATTGACCAAAGACGATGTGGTTATCGATCGCTTCGGTAAGCGCGGCGAAGACCCGGGTCTGCTTGGACTGATCCAAACGATGCAAATTTCTCCACTGCAAATAAGACCCTACGTCGTAAAGCCAGTGTCACTGCTGGGGATACTGTTGCCGAAGCTGACTTTCCTGGTACCAACAACCAATGGGCCGTATTCGATATTGATACCGCTGATGGCTTAG
- the ushA gene encoding bifunctional UDP-sugar hydrolase/5'-nucleotidase UshA, with protein MNTSHRHSSLLVTCSAIALALTLSGCGKKKLEEAPKAPKVTASVACIAAGADCKRFTLLHTNDHHGRFWHSENGGYGMAARKTILDQIRKEVIEQGGQVLLLSGGDINTGVPESDLQDAEPDFIGMNHLGYDAMAVGNHEFDNPSTVMDKQRNWSKFPWLSANIYRQVDGEWQRYFEPYKLFEIQGLKLAVVGLTTEQTAEIGNPEYVENLKFTSAQAEAKAVLAELKQQHKPDLVFGLTHMGHYENGRHGSNAPGDVALARSLEPGQVQAIIGGHSQLPVCMEGDTGEYVKKYARDEPCKPDRQNGTWIMQAYEWGKYVGRADFEYFGGKLHLANYELVPVNTETKYGFMQHSSMLTPKDPETLELLRPYQRNGQVKLREEIGIAKADFIGERKAVRYQATPLGIMIAHAQTQLPAPADFGIMNSGGIRTSIKKGPIRYRDVLEVLPFSNSVTVTEMNGAELKKYLSKVALMTQGSGGFAHFSGIKMTVDCKAKDVDISTVGNKPFKLEDNYRFTLPSYNAAGGNKYPKLKEQARDTGFIDADMLYQFIKKHNTLDPVDYDTVKDVRYINARNSEGCSG; from the coding sequence ATGAATACTTCACACCGTCACTCTAGCCTACTTGTTACCTGCTCAGCTATCGCACTTGCGTTGACATTGAGCGGCTGTGGTAAGAAGAAGCTGGAAGAAGCACCTAAAGCACCGAAGGTGACAGCCTCTGTCGCCTGTATCGCTGCAGGCGCTGACTGCAAGCGCTTCACCCTGCTACATACCAATGATCACCATGGCCGTTTTTGGCATAGTGAAAATGGTGGTTATGGCATGGCTGCACGTAAAACCATCCTTGATCAAATCCGCAAAGAAGTGATTGAGCAAGGCGGCCAGGTTTTACTGCTCTCCGGTGGCGACATCAATACTGGCGTTCCTGAATCTGACCTTCAAGACGCCGAGCCAGATTTTATCGGCATGAACCACCTTGGTTATGACGCCATGGCCGTGGGTAACCATGAGTTTGATAATCCATCGACTGTGATGGATAAGCAAAGGAACTGGTCAAAATTTCCTTGGTTATCAGCCAACATCTATCGCCAAGTCGATGGTGAATGGCAACGCTACTTTGAGCCCTACAAGCTATTCGAGATTCAAGGTTTAAAGTTAGCCGTAGTCGGTCTAACGACCGAGCAGACCGCAGAGATAGGCAATCCAGAGTATGTTGAAAACCTAAAATTCACTTCAGCTCAAGCTGAGGCAAAAGCGGTTTTGGCAGAGCTTAAACAGCAGCATAAACCAGATCTGGTCTTTGGTCTCACCCACATGGGTCACTATGAAAATGGTAGACATGGCAGTAATGCTCCTGGTGATGTAGCGCTGGCTCGCAGCCTTGAACCTGGTCAGGTTCAGGCTATCATTGGCGGGCACTCACAGTTGCCTGTCTGTATGGAAGGAGATACTGGTGAGTACGTAAAAAAATATGCTCGAGATGAGCCTTGTAAGCCTGATCGTCAAAATGGCACTTGGATCATGCAGGCCTACGAGTGGGGTAAATATGTTGGCCGTGCTGACTTTGAATACTTCGGTGGTAAGCTTCATCTGGCAAACTACGAGCTGGTTCCAGTGAACACTGAAACCAAGTATGGTTTCATGCAGCATTCTTCAATGCTCACCCCCAAAGATCCAGAAACCCTCGAATTGCTGCGTCCATATCAGCGCAATGGTCAGGTCAAGCTACGGGAGGAGATTGGCATTGCAAAGGCTGATTTCATTGGTGAACGTAAGGCTGTTCGTTACCAAGCGACACCTCTAGGGATTATGATAGCCCATGCTCAGACCCAGCTTCCTGCGCCAGCAGATTTTGGTATCATGAACTCTGGCGGTATTCGCACCAGCATAAAGAAAGGCCCGATTCGTTATCGTGATGTGCTTGAGGTGCTGCCCTTTTCCAACAGTGTGACTGTGACAGAGATGAATGGTGCCGAACTGAAAAAGTATTTGTCTAAGGTTGCGCTTATGACTCAAGGCTCTGGCGGCTTTGCCCACTTCAGCGGCATCAAGATGACTGTTGACTGTAAAGCTAAAGATGTTGATATCAGCACTGTGGGTAACAAGCCTTTCAAACTAGAGGATAACTATCGATTTACCCTCCCTAGCTATAACGCTGCCGGCGGTAACAAATACCCTAAGTTGAAGGAACAGGCCAGAGACACCGGCTTTATTGATGCAGATATGCTTTATCAGTTCATCAAAAAGCATAACACGCTCGATCCTGTCGACTATGACACAGTGAAAGATGTTCGCTATATCAATGCTAGAAACTCTGAAGGCTGCAGCGGGTAA
- a CDS encoding sensor domain-containing diguanylate cyclase — translation MIDKDVNDLKLTDNVELLQRRVMRLRRLAAKYKRAEIIQNALLGISNIATKAASLDDFYIGVHQHLQRLIPADNFFIASQNPKTGMMSLPFFADEKDPHPTELYPDEEISAILKRGITGYVFRTGQPLLCDDAGFDQLIAQGEIQGLGSPCHQWLGVPIKNQDMVSGVLVVQSYNEKINYGELELELMGFISHHISGVMERLLHNEQLELAIEERTRELSQAYNSLKSEVKERVKAENLQKSLFEIADLSASNVAQHDFYNRIHQIISQLLPAQNCFISFIDNNNTLSFPFYVSQVASEYPASRPMQDGLTEYILQHKQPRLLSSEDIKTLIKHGDIYAQSPALNKTELMHQWIGIPLIINGKVVGALTIYSLDKKQNYQIKDLELLTFVSQHISNAIERKHAVDSLKRSHELLEEKVTARTQALAQMNINLQEEVNQRRKIEAQLVHDAQHDGLTGLPNRNYLMERLSQALKHVRRHGLDQFALLFIDLDRFKVINDTFGHLEGDRFLIETAKRLKSCIRENDTLARMGGDEFVILLDTIHGTQDAVEVSERILHQISQPYLLANQDFVSGASIGIAFSNTSQLETSESILRDADKAMYKAKSNGKGCYIIFDSKLSYQSEQQYDLDQQLKLAISQQQIKIDYHPIYDIDQKKILAIEPKTHWHHDKHGKWEHTKLLQLANNSQLELDFDDYIFKQLNQDYSKLKQEFGEEIQLYMSISSQHVKHKYALRNLKKTVKNSGIDLSKLTIFFNEKSLVKDTENHLNAFDIIKQLGANIGVDHFGTGYSSLSSLSFLPISTLMLDNEISKHLLNENQLKLVKAYSLSANALDLKIVATGIDTLQQRQQFLALGYRIGQGRALRQAH, via the coding sequence ATGATAGATAAGGACGTTAATGATTTAAAGTTAACCGATAACGTTGAATTGCTTCAACGCCGTGTGATGCGCCTGAGGCGTTTGGCCGCTAAATATAAGCGGGCGGAAATCATTCAAAACGCTTTATTAGGCATTTCTAATATTGCGACTAAAGCAGCCTCTTTAGATGACTTCTACATTGGAGTTCATCAACATTTACAACGCTTAATTCCTGCTGACAACTTTTTTATCGCATCGCAAAACCCCAAAACAGGCATGATGAGCTTGCCTTTTTTTGCCGATGAGAAAGACCCACACCCAACTGAGTTATACCCTGATGAAGAAATCTCTGCCATTTTAAAGCGCGGCATAACGGGTTATGTATTCCGCACAGGTCAACCTTTACTGTGTGACGATGCTGGATTTGATCAACTTATCGCTCAAGGGGAAATTCAAGGTTTAGGTTCTCCATGCCATCAATGGCTTGGGGTGCCGATTAAAAATCAAGATATGGTCAGCGGTGTATTAGTTGTCCAAAGTTATAACGAGAAAATCAACTACGGTGAACTTGAACTCGAATTAATGGGCTTTATTAGCCATCATATTTCTGGTGTGATGGAGCGCCTGCTGCATAATGAACAACTTGAATTAGCGATTGAAGAGCGTACTCGAGAATTAAGCCAAGCGTATAACAGCCTTAAATCAGAAGTGAAAGAGCGGGTAAAAGCAGAAAACCTGCAGAAATCATTATTCGAAATAGCTGATTTGTCCGCTTCAAATGTTGCTCAACATGATTTTTATAATCGTATTCATCAAATTATTAGCCAACTGTTACCGGCACAAAATTGTTTTATTTCATTCATTGATAACAACAATACTTTGTCATTTCCGTTTTATGTGTCGCAAGTGGCCAGTGAATATCCAGCAAGCCGCCCAATGCAAGATGGTTTAACCGAATATATTTTACAACATAAGCAGCCAAGGTTACTCAGTAGTGAAGATATTAAAACCTTGATTAAGCATGGTGATATTTATGCTCAATCACCTGCACTGAATAAAACAGAACTAATGCATCAATGGATAGGCATACCTTTAATTATTAATGGCAAGGTTGTCGGTGCGCTAACGATTTACAGTTTAGATAAAAAACAAAATTACCAAATAAAAGATCTTGAACTACTGACTTTCGTTTCACAACATATTTCCAATGCGATTGAACGCAAACATGCGGTTGATTCATTAAAACGCAGCCATGAATTGCTCGAAGAAAAAGTAACTGCCCGTACCCAAGCTTTGGCGCAAATGAATATCAACCTACAAGAAGAAGTTAATCAGCGCCGTAAAATTGAAGCGCAACTGGTACACGATGCGCAGCATGATGGGTTAACGGGGTTACCTAATCGTAATTACCTAATGGAACGCTTATCACAGGCATTAAAGCATGTGAGACGCCATGGCTTAGACCAGTTTGCATTACTGTTCATTGATTTAGACCGCTTTAAAGTGATTAATGATACCTTCGGCCACCTTGAAGGTGACAGGTTTTTAATTGAAACGGCTAAGCGTTTAAAAAGCTGCATCCGTGAAAACGACACCTTAGCTCGAATGGGCGGGGATGAGTTTGTGATATTGCTTGATACCATTCATGGCACCCAAGATGCGGTAGAAGTGAGTGAGCGAATTTTACATCAAATCAGTCAACCATACTTGTTAGCAAATCAAGACTTTGTATCGGGTGCCAGTATCGGCATTGCGTTCAGTAATACCAGCCAGTTAGAAACCAGCGAGTCTATATTGCGTGATGCTGACAAAGCCATGTATAAAGCTAAATCAAATGGCAAGGGCTGCTATATCATTTTCGACAGTAAACTCAGCTATCAGTCTGAGCAACAATATGATCTAGACCAGCAGCTAAAGCTGGCGATTAGCCAACAACAGATTAAAATAGATTATCATCCGATTTACGATATTGATCAAAAAAAGATATTGGCGATTGAGCCTAAAACACACTGGCACCACGATAAGCATGGTAAATGGGAGCATACTAAATTACTGCAACTGGCCAATAATTCACAGCTCGAACTCGACTTTGATGACTATATTTTCAAGCAACTAAACCAAGACTATTCTAAACTGAAGCAAGAGTTTGGTGAAGAAATACAACTATATATGTCCATTTCCAGCCAACATGTAAAACACAAGTATGCACTGCGAAATCTGAAAAAAACCGTCAAAAATAGCGGCATAGACCTATCTAAATTAACCATCTTTTTCAATGAAAAGTCTCTGGTAAAAGACACTGAAAATCATCTCAATGCATTTGATATTATCAAGCAACTTGGGGCTAATATTGGCGTAGATCACTTTGGAACGGGTTATAGTTCTCTCAGTAGTTTGAGCTTTTTACCGATATCAACTTTGATGTTAGATAATGAAATCAGCAAACATTTACTCAATGAAAACCAACTAAAATTAGTTAAAGCATACAGCTTATCCGCTAATGCGTTAGATTTAAAAATTGTGGCTACGGGTATTGATACGCTACAACAACGCCAACAGTTCTTAGCATTAGGCTACCGTATAGGCCAGGGACGAGCGTTAAGGCAAGCACACTGA
- a CDS encoding endonuclease I family protein, with amino-acid sequence MDTADGLGCAGEGICDGSVTPPAPEPETGPCTGCETLTPVADPTTFNAEIYYSDVLSGEFNTADELKNALSTIIAKNHKQLTYKQVWSTLTYADQDPTNDKNVIEIYTGNSISKYDNLGGGSGVGKWNREHVWAKSHGFPSESQWGYTDAHHLRPSDPGINSARSNNDFGACKDTGEEVLFNGVATGNYLDKTTDCWEPRDEVKGDVARMIMYMDTRYQGTDTATTQMPDLVVVDRLTTAAEDSDPLIGTLCTLYAWNQLDTIDTYEQNRNNQIYKYQGNRNPFIDRPELVKEVYGAVCGDDPNPVLAVEGDIVTPDSVTEGAAYTIDASAISAGEGVALTYKWEQIVAEEKTLVGDQAILSLTAPKIKADETLHFTLTISNGTLETTQAVSLNVINVPLTLNVEFTGTTKVTEGDKTSITATVTDAPTGTSYSWKQVFGDSAVFTASGLTLDVTAPSVNIDQALVFELTVTVDEESFSKPVSIEVINTEDTGWTQPDGAGSLGGFMALLLPLMWLRRRQS; translated from the coding sequence ATTGATACCGCTGATGGCTTAGGTTGTGCTGGTGAGGGTATCTGTGATGGTTCAGTCACCCCGCCAGCACCAGAGCCAGAAACAGGTCCTTGTACTGGTTGCGAGACGCTGACTCCGGTTGCCGATCCGACTACATTCAATGCTGAAATCTATTACTCAGATGTACTGAGTGGCGAGTTTAATACTGCAGATGAGCTGAAGAATGCCCTGTCTACTATCATTGCGAAAAATCATAAACAACTGACCTATAAGCAGGTTTGGAGCACACTGACCTACGCAGACCAAGATCCCACTAACGATAAAAATGTTATTGAGATCTATACAGGTAATTCTATTTCTAAGTACGACAATCTAGGTGGTGGTAGCGGTGTAGGTAAATGGAACCGTGAGCACGTTTGGGCCAAGAGCCATGGCTTCCCAAGCGAGTCTCAGTGGGGTTATACCGATGCCCATCACCTACGCCCATCAGATCCTGGTATTAACTCTGCACGAAGCAACAATGACTTTGGTGCATGTAAGGATACAGGCGAAGAGGTGCTGTTCAACGGTGTCGCTACTGGCAACTACCTAGACAAAACTACAGACTGCTGGGAACCTCGCGATGAGGTGAAAGGCGATGTCGCGCGTATGATCATGTATATGGATACTCGTTATCAAGGAACAGATACTGCGACGACTCAAATGCCTGATCTCGTTGTGGTAGATCGTCTGACGACTGCAGCCGAGGATAGCGATCCGCTGATTGGTACACTTTGTACTCTGTATGCATGGAACCAGTTAGATACTATTGATACATACGAGCAAAATCGTAACAACCAGATATACAAATACCAGGGTAACCGTAACCCTTTCATTGACCGCCCTGAGTTAGTAAAAGAAGTGTATGGTGCAGTCTGTGGTGACGATCCAAATCCTGTTTTGGCAGTCGAAGGTGATATTGTTACTCCTGATAGTGTCACTGAAGGCGCAGCATATACTATAGATGCCTCTGCAATCAGCGCTGGCGAAGGTGTTGCTCTTACTTATAAATGGGAGCAAATTGTTGCTGAAGAGAAGACCCTCGTTGGCGACCAAGCTATATTGTCTCTAACTGCGCCAAAGATTAAAGCCGATGAGACGTTACACTTCACCTTGACCATCAGCAACGGTACGTTGGAAACAACTCAAGCTGTTAGCCTGAACGTGATTAACGTGCCTTTAACTCTGAATGTAGAGTTTACAGGAACAACAAAAGTGACCGAAGGTGATAAAACGTCCATCACAGCGACGGTTACCGATGCGCCAACAGGGACTAGCTATAGCTGGAAGCAGGTATTTGGTGACTCGGCAGTATTTACGGCTTCAGGTCTGACACTTGATGTTACAGCGCCTAGCGTCAATATCGATCAAGCTCTTGTGTTTGAGCTTACGGTAACAGTTGACGAAGAAAGCTTCAGTAAGCCTGTTAGCATTGAGGTGATAAACACCGAAGATACTGGTTGGACTCAGCCTGATGGCGCGGGTAGCTTAGGTGGTTTTATGGCGCTACTGCTACCGCTAATGTGGTTACGTCGTCGCCAAAGCTAA
- a CDS encoding lamin tail domain-containing protein, which produces MRITMSAVATATAIVLGTFSAAANADLLITEYIEGSSNNKAIEISNLGSSAIDLDANAYKLTLFGNGSTDPGNTETLTGILQPGKSLVFHNAGAADPFKIGNASTVTFFNGDDALVLTKDDAVIDRFGKRGEDQGLLGLMQTTPISPPRIKHCAVKPVSLRVIPWPRLISLALSISG; this is translated from the coding sequence ATGAGAATTACAATGAGTGCAGTTGCCACCGCAACGGCCATAGTTCTGGGCACTTTTTCTGCTGCGGCGAATGCTGACTTACTGATTACTGAGTACATTGAAGGTAGCAGCAACAACAAAGCGATTGAAATATCTAACCTAGGTAGCAGTGCCATCGATCTGGATGCTAACGCTTATAAGCTGACTTTGTTTGGCAATGGCAGTACAGATCCTGGTAATACTGAGACTTTAACCGGTATTCTACAGCCAGGAAAGAGCCTCGTTTTCCACAATGCTGGTGCAGCTGATCCGTTTAAAATCGGCAACGCTTCAACCGTCACATTTTTCAACGGTGATGATGCCCTAGTATTAACAAAAGACGATGCGGTTATCGATCGCTTCGGTAAGCGTGGCGAAGACCAGGGTCTGCTTGGACTGATGCAAACGACGCCAATTTCTCCACCGCGAATAAAACACTGCGCCGTAAAGCCAGTGTCACTGCGGGTGATACCGTGGCCGAGGCTGATTTCCCTGGCGCTGTCAATCAGTGGATAG